A region of uncultured Carboxylicivirga sp. DNA encodes the following proteins:
- a CDS encoding YIP1 family protein, giving the protein MYKNLFNRVKDLLFKPAKAWEGIVAEQNSINDVLMTFSLPLIGAYSLSIFLGYLLGHQELDFTIATKLAAFTFSACFFGLYLAYFILIKVMPINVLKEDKGLAFKIIAYSSLPIYLLGIITALIPQTIFFFFLVIYAAYIIWEGLKILNVESENRGWQTVVLTIMVLVLPYVLHKLLIYLSRFAL; this is encoded by the coding sequence ATGTACAAGAATCTTTTTAATAGAGTTAAGGATCTGCTTTTTAAGCCTGCAAAAGCTTGGGAGGGTATAGTGGCCGAACAAAATTCCATTAATGATGTTTTGATGACTTTTAGTTTGCCATTAATTGGAGCATACAGCTTGTCCATATTTTTGGGATATTTATTGGGGCATCAGGAATTGGATTTTACAATTGCCACTAAGTTAGCTGCATTTACTTTTTCGGCGTGCTTTTTTGGATTGTATCTTGCTTATTTTATTTTAATTAAAGTAATGCCTATTAATGTTTTAAAAGAAGATAAGGGGTTGGCATTTAAGATAATAGCTTATTCTTCATTGCCCATTTATCTTTTAGGAATCATAACGGCATTAATTCCGCAAACAATCTTCTTTTTCTTTCTGGTGATATATGCAGCATATATAATTTGGGAAGGATTAAAGATATTGAATGTTGAGTCGGAGAATAGAGGGTGGCAAACTGTAGTTTTAACTATAATGGTTCTGGTTTTGCCTTATGTGTTACACAAGCTGTTAATATACCTTAGTAGGTTTGCTTTATGA
- the smpB gene encoding SsrA-binding protein SmpB, protein MSQSSNRINIRNKRSTFDYELIERFSAGIQLAGTEIKSIRLGKASLVDSYCYFVKGELWLKGMRVSEYFYGTYNNHQPERERKLLLKKKELQKLERKTKESGLTIIPIRLFLNDRGFAKIEIALAKGKKQHDKRETLKQKDASREMDRVRKKY, encoded by the coding sequence ATGAGTCAATCATCAAATAGAATAAATATACGCAATAAGCGCTCAACATTTGATTATGAATTAATTGAACGGTTTTCTGCTGGTATTCAATTAGCTGGCACCGAAATTAAGTCTATTCGTTTGGGTAAAGCCAGTCTGGTGGATTCTTATTGTTATTTCGTTAAAGGAGAACTTTGGTTAAAGGGAATGAGAGTATCAGAATACTTTTATGGGACCTATAATAACCATCAGCCTGAACGTGAACGAAAGTTACTTCTTAAGAAAAAAGAGTTGCAGAAATTAGAGCGTAAAACAAAAGAGTCAGGTTTAACAATTATACCTATTCGTCTTTTTTTGAATGATCGTGGTTTTGCAAAAATTGAGATAGCACTTGCCAAAGGAAAAAAACAACACGACAAGCGTGAAACACTAAAACAGAAAGATGCAAGTCGTGAAATGGATCGTGTTCGAAAAAAATACTAG
- a CDS encoding RNA polymerase sigma factor: MSELNKIIEECQNNKRRAQQQLYNMFAPKMLGVCMRYCKSRSEAEDCLQEGFIKVFSKIHLFGFKGSFEGWIRRIIVNTVIEFYRKKQPEILVDEFPTISEDEEEVFVPVVSQQELLAMIQELPPKYRLVFNMYAIEGFSHQEIAEEMDISIGTSKSNLSRARQWLKQKIEEKVKGKKQGVC; this comes from the coding sequence GTGAGCGAACTGAATAAAATAATTGAGGAATGCCAAAACAATAAGCGAAGGGCTCAGCAACAATTGTACAATATGTTTGCCCCCAAGATGCTGGGTGTTTGTATGCGTTATTGCAAGAGCAGGAGTGAAGCAGAAGATTGCTTGCAGGAGGGGTTTATAAAAGTTTTTTCAAAAATACATCTGTTTGGTTTTAAAGGTTCTTTTGAAGGATGGATTCGAAGAATTATTGTAAATACTGTAATCGAATTCTATCGTAAGAAGCAACCTGAGATTTTGGTTGATGAATTTCCAACAATTTCGGAAGATGAAGAGGAAGTTTTTGTTCCTGTTGTCAGTCAACAAGAATTGTTGGCTATGATTCAGGAATTGCCTCCAAAATATAGACTGGTTTTTAATATGTATGCTATTGAAGGGTTTTCTCATCAGGAAATAGCAGAAGAGATGGATATTTCAATAGGTACATCAAAATCAAACCTGTCAAGGGCAAGGCAATGGTTAAAGCAAAAAATTGAAGAAAAGGTCAAAGGAAAAAAACAAGGGGTATGTTAG
- a CDS encoding outer membrane beta-barrel protein — translation MLDLGNKIDEAFRNGLGGMEIDPSPDVWSGIESGLNSGGKKKGLFFMWSMVAAASILAAVMTTIFLFQDKNPNDLSSSMAEIPNTIIEENNIDNKLNPHTSTERLNNVIEKNEIKHDDNNLILALKGDANNKSNKAVLSSTTVIIKDREEEHFKYLNKKGIEELYSHSKINSRQLKSEKKNEYFPLYAFNDEVKSKNDYQLLVGGAISSAYNYRQTSGAPVRSYDSYTESGVNSMGGGINVRIETRKRWSIETGVVYAQLGQEINSAVNYASDLMYSDAMINASVDLPKTYNNSMGKIKFNTNNSSSAPQLNYEVMGSIYDMALLSEGDGIRQTLEYIEIPLMARYKLIEGFSILSIAGGLSSNILVGNTAYLLDGNSRLEVGEMEGIKPVSWSSSVGLGLEVPVTKMVRISIEPRFKYYLESINDNSDYNFQPYAFSVFGGISFLLK, via the coding sequence ATGTTAGATCTCGGGAATAAAATAGATGAAGCCTTCCGAAATGGATTGGGTGGTATGGAGATTGATCCATCACCTGATGTATGGTCAGGAATAGAGTCAGGGCTTAATTCGGGAGGAAAGAAAAAAGGATTATTTTTTATGTGGAGTATGGTTGCTGCGGCTTCTATCTTGGCAGCTGTTATGACAACAATCTTTTTGTTTCAGGATAAAAATCCAAACGATTTATCCTCATCAATGGCTGAAATACCAAATACCATAATAGAAGAAAATAATATTGATAATAAACTAAATCCTCATACTAGCACTGAGCGGTTAAATAATGTTATTGAAAAAAATGAAATAAAACATGATGACAATAATTTAATTTTAGCATTAAAGGGAGATGCTAATAATAAAAGTAATAAAGCTGTTCTTTCTAGTACGACTGTTATCATTAAAGATAGAGAAGAAGAGCATTTCAAATATCTTAACAAAAAAGGTATTGAAGAACTCTATAGCCATTCAAAAATAAATTCCAGGCAACTGAAATCTGAAAAAAAGAACGAATATTTTCCATTGTATGCCTTTAATGATGAGGTAAAATCAAAAAATGATTATCAACTCTTGGTTGGAGGTGCCATTTCTTCCGCATATAATTATCGTCAAACATCCGGGGCTCCTGTTCGATCCTATGATTCTTACACCGAAAGTGGTGTTAATTCAATGGGTGGAGGTATAAATGTACGAATCGAAACCAGGAAAAGATGGAGTATTGAAACTGGAGTTGTTTATGCGCAATTAGGGCAAGAAATTAACAGTGCAGTCAATTATGCGTCTGATTTAATGTATAGCGATGCCATGATTAATGCTAGTGTGGACTTGCCAAAAACCTATAATAACTCAATGGGTAAGATTAAGTTTAATACTAATAATAGTTCTTCAGCTCCCCAATTGAATTATGAGGTGATGGGATCTATTTATGATATGGCATTGTTATCTGAAGGTGATGGAATAAGACAGACATTAGAATATATTGAGATACCATTAATGGCTAGGTATAAATTGATTGAAGGATTTTCGATTTTATCTATTGCAGGAGGTTTGAGTTCGAATATTTTAGTTGGTAATACTGCTTATCTTCTCGATGGCAATAGTCGTTTGGAAGTTGGTGAGATGGAAGGTATAAAGCCCGTTTCGTGGAGTAGCTCAGTAGGTTTAGGACTGGAGGTACCTGTAACCAAAATGGTTCGTATAAGCATTGAACCTCGTTTTAAATATTACTTGGAATCAATTAATGATAATTCGGATTATAACTTTCAACCCTATGCTTTTTCGGTGTTTGGTGGAATTTCCTTTTTACTAAAATAA
- a CDS encoding ABC transporter ATP-binding protein, with amino-acid sequence MSTKKSHSLKHIFKAVELVYLSSPKWTFINAFFTIIRGLIPLLLLLVVKQLIDIVSSSSSNNNFAISNLYPTLTLVGAFFLLNAISGSVNNLVRERHSHFLNDYIQNLIHFKTVRLPYGFFEDSTYQDLFFRAVNEANFRPSKVFYSLLGLLQNTITLIVMLTVLTTFNWLIIPILMVAGFPIIIFRLYFSKKGYDLKQEQTEDERRLHYFNRLLVGKDFAKEVRIFNLSKTFSNKYNEVRDNLRSKQWAISKSKTFRETLVQVFATLILLLVFSFIIIEAIEGKITNGAMAMYFLALQRSYAVLQEFLTRISSLLEDNLFLKNFFDFQQIELPSEKNVIGNFPTPLKTNIQFNGIGFKYPNTERWVFKNLNLTIPVGKTIALVGANGSGKTTLVKLLAGLYKPTSGKILLDNCNLNDIHPSDLAENMSIIFQDFMLYNVSAKDNIRYGNVRRPYEMDQIKKAAQNAGIHNIFDNLKKGYETPLGTLFKDSEMLSRGEWQRTALARSFYNDAQIIILDEPTSSLDAFTEANLISHFKEITRNRTAIIVSHRLSTIHLADIIVVLKDGEIYENGSYEDLISSKGEFYKMVNSFS; translated from the coding sequence ATGAGCACTAAAAAATCACATTCATTAAAACATATCTTTAAGGCAGTAGAATTGGTTTATCTAAGTTCTCCAAAATGGACTTTTATAAATGCATTTTTTACTATTATAAGGGGCCTTATACCACTTTTGCTTCTGCTGGTCGTAAAACAATTGATTGATATTGTGAGCTCTTCCAGCTCCAACAATAATTTTGCAATATCCAATCTATATCCGACTTTAACTTTGGTTGGAGCATTTTTCCTTCTTAATGCCATTAGTGGATCTGTGAATAATCTTGTAAGAGAAAGACATTCTCATTTTTTGAATGATTACATACAAAACCTCATTCATTTTAAGACGGTTCGATTACCATATGGTTTTTTTGAGGATAGCACCTATCAGGATTTATTTTTCAGAGCTGTTAATGAAGCTAATTTCAGACCAAGCAAAGTATTTTACAGTCTGCTGGGATTACTTCAGAATACAATTACCTTAATTGTAATGCTGACGGTTTTAACCACCTTTAACTGGTTAATCATACCAATTTTAATGGTTGCCGGCTTTCCGATTATTATTTTTCGACTATATTTTTCTAAGAAGGGATATGATTTAAAACAAGAGCAAACAGAAGACGAACGGCGATTACATTATTTTAATCGCTTATTAGTAGGAAAAGATTTCGCAAAAGAAGTTCGTATTTTCAACTTAAGTAAGACATTTAGCAATAAGTATAATGAAGTAAGAGATAACTTAAGGAGCAAACAGTGGGCCATATCAAAAAGTAAAACATTCCGTGAAACTTTGGTACAAGTATTTGCCACACTTATTCTACTGCTCGTATTCTCGTTTATTATTATTGAAGCAATTGAAGGTAAGATTACAAATGGAGCAATGGCTATGTATTTTTTAGCTTTACAACGAAGTTATGCGGTACTACAAGAATTTCTGACCCGCATTTCATCGTTACTAGAAGATAATTTATTTCTCAAAAACTTTTTTGATTTTCAACAAATTGAGCTTCCCTCTGAAAAAAACGTAATTGGAAATTTCCCAACCCCTTTAAAAACCAATATCCAATTCAATGGCATTGGTTTTAAATATCCAAATACTGAGAGATGGGTCTTTAAAAATCTTAATCTTACCATTCCTGTTGGAAAAACGATAGCTTTGGTAGGTGCCAATGGTTCTGGTAAAACCACATTAGTAAAACTTCTTGCCGGTTTATATAAGCCAACAAGTGGCAAAATTTTACTGGATAATTGCAATCTCAATGACATTCATCCAAGTGATCTTGCAGAAAACATGAGTATCATTTTTCAGGATTTTATGCTTTATAATGTTTCTGCGAAAGATAATATCCGATATGGAAATGTGCGTCGACCATATGAGATGGATCAAATAAAAAAAGCTGCCCAAAATGCTGGTATTCATAACATTTTCGACAACCTAAAAAAAGGGTATGAAACACCTTTAGGAACACTGTTCAAAGATAGTGAAATGCTTAGCAGAGGCGAATGGCAACGAACTGCTCTTGCCCGATCTTTTTATAACGATGCTCAGATAATTATACTTGATGAACCAACCAGTTCATTAGATGCTTTTACCGAGGCGAATCTGATTTCACATTTTAAAGAAATTACTCGAAACAGAACAGCAATCATAGTGAGTCACAGACTTTCGACTATTCATTTGGCAGATATAATTGTTGTATTAAAGGATGGTGAAATCTATGAAAATGGCTCTTATGAAGATCTTATTTCTTCGAAGGGCGAATTTTATAAAATGGTCAACAGCTTTTCGTAA
- a CDS encoding S26 family signal peptidase produces MDKNDFINIIVDLLKEGKTTEIQAHGISMFPLLLPGDKLKISPEGNYTKGDIIVFKGTETLIAHRIITISDTKVMCKGDSLFSADPILSQQDILGKVIGRTRKNSYQSVNHWIFRISKQLMPHLGKFPRVIIRYNALLYLKLKHQSI; encoded by the coding sequence TTGGATAAGAATGATTTCATAAATATTATCGTTGATCTTTTAAAAGAAGGTAAAACGACAGAGATTCAAGCTCATGGAATCAGTATGTTTCCTTTGCTATTGCCGGGAGACAAATTAAAGATATCACCAGAAGGCAATTACACGAAAGGTGACATTATCGTTTTTAAAGGTACAGAAACACTTATCGCTCATAGAATAATTACCATTTCGGATACAAAAGTTATGTGTAAAGGAGATAGTCTTTTTTCTGCTGACCCTATATTGTCACAACAGGATATTTTAGGGAAAGTAATTGGTAGAACAAGAAAAAACAGCTATCAATCTGTTAATCATTGGATTTTTAGAATTTCAAAACAATTGATGCCACATTTAGGAAAATTTCCAAGAGTCATAATAAGATATAACGCATTATTATATTTAAAATTGAAACATCAATCCATATAG
- a CDS encoding PqqD family protein, which translates to MEQRFRKVTGYVEKKIGDELVIVPVTSEVAQMNKVFSLNEVGLFIYDQLFEPKTETEILQLVCKEFEVDKQVAEDDIRAFISEAVKAKIIKPLD; encoded by the coding sequence GTGGAACAGCGTTTTAGAAAAGTAACAGGATACGTAGAAAAAAAGATTGGAGATGAATTGGTTATAGTTCCTGTTACATCAGAAGTTGCACAAATGAATAAAGTTTTCTCCTTAAATGAAGTTGGCTTATTTATTTATGATCAATTATTTGAACCTAAAACAGAAACCGAAATATTACAGTTGGTTTGTAAAGAATTTGAAGTAGATAAACAAGTTGCTGAAGATGATATAAGAGCTTTTATTTCTGAAGCAGTTAAAGCCAAAATCATAAAACCACTTGATTAA
- the tsaD gene encoding tRNA (adenosine(37)-N6)-threonylcarbamoyltransferase complex transferase subunit TsaD, whose translation MSVIILAIESSCDDTSAAVFKDEVILSNCVANQDVHKAFGGVVPELASRAHQQNIIPVVDKAIKDAKIDKEEINAVAFTRGPGLMGSLLVGTSFAKGFALANNLPLIEVNHLHAHVLAHFIKEHPEDTDQPEFPFLCLLVSGGNSQIVLVKSHLEMEIIGQTIDDAAGEAFDKCAKVMGLPYPGGPLIDKLATQGNENAFSFSKPRIDNYDYSFSGLKTSFLYFLRDQIKVNPDFIEENKNDICASLQKTIIDILMDKLIKASKDTGIKQVALAGGVSANSGLRNRINESAHKYNWVTYIPKFAYTTDNAAMIAINGYYKYLRKEFVGQETAPFARLEF comes from the coding sequence ATGAGTGTGATTATTTTAGCGATTGAATCATCTTGCGATGATACTTCAGCAGCAGTGTTTAAAGATGAAGTGATCCTTTCAAATTGTGTTGCAAATCAGGATGTGCATAAAGCTTTTGGAGGAGTTGTACCTGAATTAGCTTCGCGAGCTCATCAGCAAAATATTATACCGGTTGTTGACAAAGCAATCAAGGATGCCAAAATAGATAAAGAAGAAATTAATGCTGTTGCTTTTACTCGTGGCCCGGGTCTAATGGGATCGTTATTGGTTGGTACTTCTTTCGCTAAAGGTTTCGCTTTGGCTAATAATCTACCTTTAATTGAAGTGAACCATTTGCATGCACATGTTCTAGCCCATTTTATTAAAGAACATCCGGAAGACACCGATCAACCTGAATTTCCATTTTTATGTCTCCTTGTATCAGGTGGTAATAGTCAAATTGTTTTGGTAAAAAGTCATTTGGAGATGGAGATTATTGGACAGACCATTGACGATGCTGCAGGAGAAGCATTTGATAAATGTGCTAAAGTAATGGGCTTACCTTATCCGGGAGGACCTCTGATTGATAAACTTGCTACACAGGGCAATGAAAATGCTTTTTCTTTTAGCAAGCCAAGAATAGATAATTACGATTACAGTTTTAGTGGGTTAAAAACATCATTCCTTTATTTCTTAAGAGATCAGATTAAGGTCAATCCAGATTTTATTGAGGAAAATAAAAATGATATTTGTGCCTCTCTTCAAAAGACCATTATCGATATTTTAATGGACAAATTAATTAAGGCTTCGAAAGACACTGGTATTAAGCAGGTAGCTTTGGCTGGAGGTGTTTCTGCCAACTCCGGATTGCGAAACAGAATAAATGAATCGGCTCATAAATATAATTGGGTAACTTACATACCTAAGTTTGCGTACACGACCGACAATGCAGCAATGATTGCAATTAATGGTTATTATAAATATTTACGAAAAGAGTTTGTTGGTCAGGAAACTGCTCCTTTTGCACGATTAGAATTTTAA